Proteins encoded by one window of Lathyrus oleraceus cultivar Zhongwan6 chromosome 1, CAAS_Psat_ZW6_1.0, whole genome shotgun sequence:
- the LOC127115203 gene encoding uncharacterized protein LOC127115203 → MNRRVKEVQTNMWGPKPRSSFIKRDPTFIVHSCLKGASTWIQHDETETDFTDSINSTRISLSDCCHHELLNSSTEVADGLQKTLSRSKTKSLPNEFLARWISGELKTLLKECYELMALVMKQTSSWNCAMNVELLELLQGLIARESRTWIGHEVGVDFRCRNFMS, encoded by the exons ATGAACCGAAGAGTAAAGGAGGTACAAACCAACATGTGGGGGCCAAAG CCAAGATCTTCCTTCATCAAACGCGATCCAACATTCATCGTTCATTCTTGTTTGAAAGGAGCTTCGACATGGATCCAACACGACGAAACAGAAACAGATTTTACTGATTCAATTAACTCAACTCGAATTTCACTCTCCGATTGCTGTCATCATGAGCTTCTGAATAGCTCAACGGAGGTCGCAGATGGTTTACAGAAAACGCTAAGCAGATCGAAGACAAAAAGCTTACCAAATGAGTTTCTAGCGCGGTGGATCTCCGGCGAGCTAAAG ACTTTGCTCAAGGAATGCTATGAACTTATGGCTTTGGTGATGAAGCAAACGAGCTCATGGAATTGTGCAATGAATGTGGAGCTGTTGGAACTTTTGCAGGGCCTTATTGCAAGGGAGTCTAGGACTTGGATTGGCCATGAAGTGGGGGTTGACTTTAGATGTAGGAATTTTATGTCATGA